A region from the Thermovirga sp. genome encodes:
- a CDS encoding acetoacetate decarboxylase family protein — protein sequence MDRGYQIPEEKIEDFMKDGAMNDQYGIQLFFNTDPKRAQELLPPPLVPADPSNPMAYAYIVNIRQPTFSPWYMEGGLGIMARLGDYEGVYFLGLMLSGPGSLMGAFSGREGSGLAKKLCERILVERTGDEGRCLIRRGGVDLIDVKLKIGSYNQKGFRMEQEGCSRERPAVIGGGCLNHRYDIEHGGFANLRVINYDSPSRIYSWEPATAEMSLASSVDDRWGELPVTNVIGAGWMVSDNWVTSQKKIYDYTDEQEIRRAVSLLLPGRYDRCTFLKDHQSYE from the coding sequence ATGGACAGAGGCTACCAGATTCCGGAGGAAAAAATCGAGGACTTCATGAAGGATGGCGCGATGAACGACCAGTACGGCATCCAGCTTTTTTTCAACACCGACCCGAAAAGGGCGCAGGAACTGCTGCCGCCGCCCCTGGTGCCGGCGGACCCTTCAAACCCGATGGCATACGCCTACATCGTGAACATCCGCCAGCCCACCTTCTCTCCATGGTACATGGAGGGAGGGCTCGGGATAATGGCGCGCCTAGGAGATTACGAGGGCGTCTACTTCCTGGGGCTGATGCTGAGCGGCCCCGGCTCACTGATGGGAGCCTTCTCCGGGCGCGAGGGGTCCGGGCTTGCCAAGAAGCTGTGCGAAAGGATCCTCGTCGAGAGGACGGGCGACGAGGGAAGATGCCTCATACGTCGCGGCGGGGTCGATCTGATAGACGTGAAACTGAAGATAGGATCCTACAACCAGAAAGGCTTCAGGATGGAGCAGGAGGGGTGCTCAAGGGAGAGACCGGCAGTTATCGGCGGCGGTTGCCTCAACCACAGGTACGATATAGAGCACGGAGGCTTCGCGAATCTCAGGGTGATCAACTACGACAGCCCCAGCCGCATCTACTCATGGGAACCTGCAACGGCGGAGATGTCGCTGGCCTCCTCCGTAGACGACAGGTGGGGGGAACTGCCTGTGACCAACGTTATCGGAGCGGGCTGGATGGTCAGCGACAACTGGGTCACAAGTCAGAAGAAGATCTACGACTACACGGACGAGCAGGAAATCCGGCGGGCCGTGTCTCTTCTGCTTCCGGGCCGCTACGATCGTTGCACGTTCCTAAAGGACCACCAGTCCTACGAATAG